One stretch of Prionailurus viverrinus isolate Anna chromosome C1, UM_Priviv_1.0, whole genome shotgun sequence DNA includes these proteins:
- the MED8 gene encoding mediator of RNA polymerase II transcription subunit 8 isoform X2, producing MQREEKQLEASLDALLSQVADLKNSLGSFIYKLENEYDRLTWPSVLDSFALLSGQLNTLNKVLKHEKTPLFRNQVIIPLVLSPDRDEDLMRQTEGRVPVFSHEVVPDHLRTKPDPEVEEQEKQLTTDAARIGADVAQKQIQSLNKMCSNLLEKISKEERESESGGLRPNKQTFNPADTNALVAAVAFGKGLSNWRPSGSSGPGQPGQPGAGTILAGASGLQQVQMAGAPSQQQPMLSGVQMAQAGQTGKMPSGIKTNIKSASMHPYQR from the exons ATGCAG AGGGAGGAGAAGCAGCTTGAGGCATCATTAGATGCACTGCTGAGTCAAGTGGCTGATCTGAAGAACTCACTGGGGAGTTTCATTTACAAGTTGGAGAACGAGTATGACCGGCTGACCTG GCCCTCTGTTCTGGACAGCTTTGCCTTGCTCTCTGGACAGTTGAATACTTTGAACAAGGTCTTGAAGCACGAAAAGACACCACTGTTCCGTAACCAGGTTATCATCCCTCTGGTGTTGTCCCCAGACCGAGATGAGGATCTCATG CGGCAGACTGAAGGACGAGTGCCCGTTTTCAGCCATGAGGTGGTCCCTGACCATCTGAGAACCAAGCCTGATCCTGAGGTTGAAGAGCAAGAGAAGCAACTAACAACAGATGCTGCCCGCATTGGTGCTGATGTGGCTCAG AAGCAGATCCAGAGCTTGAATAAAATGTGCTCAAACCTCCTggagaaaatcagcaaagaggAGCGGGAATCAGAGAGTGGAG GTCTTCGGCCGAACAAGCAGACCTTTAACCCTGCAGACACCAATGCCTTAGTAGCAGCTGTGGCCTTTGGGAAGGGGCTGTCTAACTGGAGACCTTCAGGCAGCAGTGGTCCTGGCCAGCCAGGCCAGCCGGGAGCCGGCACAATCCTTGCAGGAGCCTCAGGATTACAGCAAGTGCAGATGGCAGGAGCTCCAAGCCAGCAGCAGCCAATGCTCAGTGGGGTGCAGATGGCCCAAGCAGGTCAAACAG GAAAAATGCCAAGTGGAATAAAAACCAACATCAAGTCAGCTTCAATGCATCCCTACCAGCGGTGA
- the MED8 gene encoding mediator of RNA polymerase II transcription subunit 8 isoform X1: MCHTPIWVTHLFLLVQREEKQLEASLDALLSQVADLKNSLGSFIYKLENEYDRLTWPSVLDSFALLSGQLNTLNKVLKHEKTPLFRNQVIIPLVLSPDRDEDLMRQTEGRVPVFSHEVVPDHLRTKPDPEVEEQEKQLTTDAARIGADVAQKQIQSLNKMCSNLLEKISKEERESESGGLRPNKQTFNPADTNALVAAVAFGKGLSNWRPSGSSGPGQPGQPGAGTILAGASGLQQVQMAGAPSQQQPMLSGVQMAQAGQTGKMPSGIKTNIKSASMHPYQR; this comes from the exons ATGTGTCATACACCTATCTGGGTAACCCACCTGTTCCTGTTGGTGCAGAGGGAGGAGAAGCAGCTTGAGGCATCATTAGATGCACTGCTGAGTCAAGTGGCTGATCTGAAGAACTCACTGGGGAGTTTCATTTACAAGTTGGAGAACGAGTATGACCGGCTGACCTG GCCCTCTGTTCTGGACAGCTTTGCCTTGCTCTCTGGACAGTTGAATACTTTGAACAAGGTCTTGAAGCACGAAAAGACACCACTGTTCCGTAACCAGGTTATCATCCCTCTGGTGTTGTCCCCAGACCGAGATGAGGATCTCATG CGGCAGACTGAAGGACGAGTGCCCGTTTTCAGCCATGAGGTGGTCCCTGACCATCTGAGAACCAAGCCTGATCCTGAGGTTGAAGAGCAAGAGAAGCAACTAACAACAGATGCTGCCCGCATTGGTGCTGATGTGGCTCAG AAGCAGATCCAGAGCTTGAATAAAATGTGCTCAAACCTCCTggagaaaatcagcaaagaggAGCGGGAATCAGAGAGTGGAG GTCTTCGGCCGAACAAGCAGACCTTTAACCCTGCAGACACCAATGCCTTAGTAGCAGCTGTGGCCTTTGGGAAGGGGCTGTCTAACTGGAGACCTTCAGGCAGCAGTGGTCCTGGCCAGCCAGGCCAGCCGGGAGCCGGCACAATCCTTGCAGGAGCCTCAGGATTACAGCAAGTGCAGATGGCAGGAGCTCCAAGCCAGCAGCAGCCAATGCTCAGTGGGGTGCAGATGGCCCAAGCAGGTCAAACAG GAAAAATGCCAAGTGGAATAAAAACCAACATCAAGTCAGCTTCAATGCATCCCTACCAGCGGTGA
- the MED8 gene encoding mediator of RNA polymerase II transcription subunit 8 isoform X3, which yields MSPRQRSFFSKTYLEQERQTEGRVPVFSHEVVPDHLRTKPDPEVEEQEKQLTTDAARIGADVAQKQIQSLNKMCSNLLEKISKEERESESGGLRPNKQTFNPADTNALVAAVAFGKGLSNWRPSGSSGPGQPGQPGAGTILAGASGLQQVQMAGAPSQQQPMLSGVQMAQAGQTGKMPSGIKTNIKSASMHPYQR from the exons ATGTCCCCAAGGCAAAGATCTTTCTTCTCCAAGACCTATCTTGAGCAAGAG CGGCAGACTGAAGGACGAGTGCCCGTTTTCAGCCATGAGGTGGTCCCTGACCATCTGAGAACCAAGCCTGATCCTGAGGTTGAAGAGCAAGAGAAGCAACTAACAACAGATGCTGCCCGCATTGGTGCTGATGTGGCTCAG AAGCAGATCCAGAGCTTGAATAAAATGTGCTCAAACCTCCTggagaaaatcagcaaagaggAGCGGGAATCAGAGAGTGGAG GTCTTCGGCCGAACAAGCAGACCTTTAACCCTGCAGACACCAATGCCTTAGTAGCAGCTGTGGCCTTTGGGAAGGGGCTGTCTAACTGGAGACCTTCAGGCAGCAGTGGTCCTGGCCAGCCAGGCCAGCCGGGAGCCGGCACAATCCTTGCAGGAGCCTCAGGATTACAGCAAGTGCAGATGGCAGGAGCTCCAAGCCAGCAGCAGCCAATGCTCAGTGGGGTGCAGATGGCCCAAGCAGGTCAAACAG GAAAAATGCCAAGTGGAATAAAAACCAACATCAAGTCAGCTTCAATGCATCCCTACCAGCGGTGA
- the MED8 gene encoding mediator of RNA polymerase II transcription subunit 8 isoform X4, producing the protein MRQTEGRVPVFSHEVVPDHLRTKPDPEVEEQEKQLTTDAARIGADVAQKQIQSLNKMCSNLLEKISKEERESESGGLRPNKQTFNPADTNALVAAVAFGKGLSNWRPSGSSGPGQPGQPGAGTILAGASGLQQVQMAGAPSQQQPMLSGVQMAQAGQTGKMPSGIKTNIKSASMHPYQR; encoded by the exons ATG CGGCAGACTGAAGGACGAGTGCCCGTTTTCAGCCATGAGGTGGTCCCTGACCATCTGAGAACCAAGCCTGATCCTGAGGTTGAAGAGCAAGAGAAGCAACTAACAACAGATGCTGCCCGCATTGGTGCTGATGTGGCTCAG AAGCAGATCCAGAGCTTGAATAAAATGTGCTCAAACCTCCTggagaaaatcagcaaagaggAGCGGGAATCAGAGAGTGGAG GTCTTCGGCCGAACAAGCAGACCTTTAACCCTGCAGACACCAATGCCTTAGTAGCAGCTGTGGCCTTTGGGAAGGGGCTGTCTAACTGGAGACCTTCAGGCAGCAGTGGTCCTGGCCAGCCAGGCCAGCCGGGAGCCGGCACAATCCTTGCAGGAGCCTCAGGATTACAGCAAGTGCAGATGGCAGGAGCTCCAAGCCAGCAGCAGCCAATGCTCAGTGGGGTGCAGATGGCCCAAGCAGGTCAAACAG GAAAAATGCCAAGTGGAATAAAAACCAACATCAAGTCAGCTTCAATGCATCCCTACCAGCGGTGA